A DNA window from Pyrus communis chromosome 3, drPyrComm1.1, whole genome shotgun sequence contains the following coding sequences:
- the LOC137727978 gene encoding probable protein phosphatase 2C 60: MLSELMNYLKSCFRPRSNRYVHTSADSGGRQDGLLWYKDTGQHINGDFSMAVVQANNLLEDQSQLESGSLSTHESGPYGTFVGVYDGHGGPETSRYINDHLFQHLKRFSSEQQSMSVDVIRKAFQATEEGFLNVVTRQWPMKPQIAAVGSCCLVGVICNETLYIANCGDSRAVLGRIVKATGEVLSIQLSQEHNACIESVRQELQSLHPDDPHIVVLKHNVWRVKGLIQISRSIGDVYLKKAEFNREPLYSKFRLRDPIKRPILSADPAISVIQLQPHDQFIIFASDGLWEHLTNQEAVDIVQKHPRSGSAKRLVKTALQEAAKKREMRYSDLKKIDRGVRRHFHDDITVIVVFLDSNLVSKASTVKGPNLSVRGGGINLPPNTLAPYATTTEAGNT; this comes from the exons ATGTTATCAGAGTTGATGAACTACCTGAAGTCCTGTTTTCGGCCGAGGTCGAATAGGTACGTTCATACCAGTGCCGATTCTGGGGGTCGCCAAGACGGGCTCCTGTGGTACAAAGACACGGGCCAGCACATAAATGGTGATTTCTCAATGGCTGTAGTTCAGGCTAACAATTTACTTGAGGATCAAAGTCAGCTTGAGTCGGGTAGTTTGAGCACACATGAATCTGGCCCCTATGGTACTTTTGTTGGTGTTTATGACGGCCATGGGGGGCCGGAGACGTCACGCTATATCAATGATCACCTCTTTCAACATCTCAAGA GATTTAGTTCGGAGCAGCAGTCAATGTCTGTGGATGTAATACGAAAAGCATTTCAAGCAACAGAAGAGGGCTTTCTTAACGTAGTTACTAGGCAGTGGCCTATGAAACCACAGATTGCAGCGGTAGGATCGTGCTGCCTTGTCGGTGTTATTTGTAATGAAACTCTTTATATCGCCAACTGTGGTGATTCCCGTGCTGTTTTGGGGAGAATAGTGAAGGCAACAGGGGAGGTGCTCTCTATTCAGTTGTCACAAGAGCACAATGCCTGTATAGAATCTGTGAGACAGGAGCTGCAGTCTTTGCACCCTGATGATCCACATATCGTAGTTTTGAAGCATAATGTATGGCGTGTGAAAGGCCTAATACAG ATATCTAGATCTATTGGTGATGTGTATTTAAAAAAGGCTGAATTTAACAGGGAGCCTTTGTATTCCAAGTTTCGTCTTCGGGACCCTATCAAAAGACCAATTTTGAGCGCTGATCCAGCAATTTCAGTGATCCAATTGCAGCCACATGATCAATTTATTATATTTGCATCTGATGGGCTATGGGAACACCTCACCAATCAGGAAGCAGTGGACATAGTTCAAAAACATCCACGAAGT GGAAGTGCAAAAAGGCTGGTGAAAACCGCCCTGCAAGAAGCagcaaaaaagagagaaatgaggTATTCGGACTTGAAGAAGATTGACCGCGGAGTTCGCCGCCATTTCCACGATGACATAACCGTGATTGTCGTGTTTCTTGACTCAAACCTTGTGAGCAAGGCTAGTACTGTGAAGGGCCCGAATCTATCGGTGAGAGGAGGTGGAATCAACCTGCCTCCTAACACCCTGGCTCCATACGCCACGACAACGGAAGCTGGCAATACCTGA